A stretch of the Sphingobacterium thalpophilum genome encodes the following:
- the rpsD gene encoding 30S ribosomal protein S4, whose protein sequence is MARYTGPKSKIARKFREPIFGPDKALEKKNYPPGQHGASKRRGKQSEYAIQLLEKQKAKYTYGVLERQFSNLFVKAASKQGITGENFLKLLEARLDNVVYRLGIATTRAAARQLVSHKHITVNGEVVNIPSYSLRPGDVVAVRERSQTLEAITNSVAGRTVNKFSWLEWNAKELKGTFLSYPERADIPENIKENLIVELYSK, encoded by the coding sequence ATGGCTAGATATACAGGACCTAAGTCCAAAATTGCCCGTAAATTTAGAGAGCCGATCTTCGGCCCAGATAAAGCGTTAGAAAAGAAAAATTATCCTCCTGGACAACACGGAGCTTCTAAACGCAGAGGTAAACAATCTGAATACGCTATTCAGTTGTTGGAAAAACAAAAAGCAAAATACACTTACGGTGTGTTAGAGCGTCAATTCTCTAACTTATTTGTTAAAGCTGCCTCTAAACAAGGTATTACAGGTGAAAACTTCCTAAAATTATTGGAAGCTCGCTTAGATAACGTAGTTTACCGCTTAGGTATTGCTACTACTCGTGCTGCTGCGCGTCAGTTAGTATCTCATAAACACATTACTGTTAACGGAGAAGTTGTTAACATTCCATCATATAGCTTGCGTCCAGGTGACGTTGTAGCCGTTCGTGAACGTTCTCAAACACTTGAAGCCATCACAAATTCAGTTGCAGGTCGTACTGTAAATAAATTTTCTTGGTTAGAGTGGAATGCGAAAGAATTGAAAGGTACTTTCTTAAGCTATCCAGAAAGAGCTGATATTCCTGAAAACATTAAAGAGAACTTAATCGTTGAGTTATACTCTAAATAA
- the rpsK gene encoding 30S ribosomal protein S11: MAKTKKAAKKRIVVIEPVGQAHINATFNNIIVTLTNNQGQTISWSSAGKMGFRGSKKNTPYAAGQAAQDCGKVAYDLGLRKVEVFVKGPGAGRESAIRTLQTVGIDVTTIKDITPLPHNGCRPPKRRRV; the protein is encoded by the coding sequence ATGGCTAAAACTAAAAAAGCTGCAAAAAAGCGTATCGTTGTTATTGAACCTGTAGGTCAGGCTCACATTAACGCAACGTTTAATAATATCATTGTAACTTTGACTAACAATCAAGGACAAACTATTTCTTGGTCTAGTGCTGGTAAAATGGGTTTCCGTGGTTCTAAAAAGAACACGCCGTACGCAGCTGGTCAAGCTGCTCAAGACTGTGGAAAAGTTGCTTATGACTTGGGTTTGCGCAAAGTAGAAGTGTTTGTTAAAGGACCTGGTGCTGGTCGTGAATCTGCAATCAGAACATTACAGACTGTAGGAATTGATGTGACAACTATTAAAGACATCACTCCACTTCCTCACAACGGTTGTCGTCCTCCAAAACGCAGAAGAGTTTAA
- the rpsM gene encoding 30S ribosomal protein S13 gives MARIAGIDLPKNKRGVIGLTYIFGIGRASAQYILEKAGISEDVKVQDWNDEQLSAIRNIINDELKVEGALRSEIQLNIKRLMDIGCYRGLRHRKHLPVRGQRTKNNSRTRKGKRKTVANKKKATK, from the coding sequence ATGGCAAGGATAGCAGGTATTGATTTACCTAAAAACAAAAGAGGTGTGATCGGCCTTACCTATATTTTTGGTATCGGTCGTGCAAGTGCTCAATATATCTTGGAAAAAGCTGGTATCAGCGAAGATGTGAAGGTGCAAGATTGGAATGATGAACAATTGTCAGCAATTCGTAACATCATTAATGACGAATTGAAAGTTGAAGGTGCGTTGCGTTCGGAGATTCAATTAAACATCAAACGTTTAATGGATATCGGCTGTTACCGTGGACTACGTCACCGTAAACACTTACCAGTTCGTGGTCAGCGTACTAAAAACAACTCACGTACTCGTAAAGGTAAACGTAAGACAGTTGCAAACAAGAAAAAAGCTACTAAATAA
- the ykgO gene encoding type B 50S ribosomal protein L36 → MKVRASIKKRSADCKIIRRKGKVFVINKKNPKFKQRQG, encoded by the coding sequence ATGAAAGTAAGAGCATCAATTAAAAAACGTAGCGCGGACTGTAAGATCATCCGTCGTAAAGGTAAAGTTTTTGTAATTAACAAAAAGAACCCTAAGTTTAAACAACGTCAGGGTTAA
- the infA gene encoding translation initiation factor IF-1: MAKQASIEQDGIIREALSNAMFRVELENGHEIIAHISGKMRMHYIKILPGDKVKLEMSPYDLTKGRITYRYK; encoded by the coding sequence ATGGCTAAACAAGCCTCAATAGAACAAGACGGTATAATTAGAGAGGCACTTTCTAATGCTATGTTTAGGGTAGAATTGGAAAATGGACATGAAATCATTGCCCATATTTCAGGCAAAATGCGTATGCACTATATCAAGATTTTGCCCGGGGATAAAGTTAAGTTGGAAATGTCTCCTTATGATTTGACTAAAGGAAGGATCACTTATCGCTATAAGTAG
- the map gene encoding type I methionyl aminopeptidase, translating into MSKVFYKSADDIEQLRRSADVLSQLLGEIAKVIKPGIKTISLDKLAYEYIHDNGGTPAFLNYQGFPYSLCISVNDQIVHGFPGDYEIKDGDLVSVDGGVNLNGFISDSAYTFGVGEISEEAQLLLDVTKESLYKGVEQAVAGKRVGDISSAVQEYVNKFGFGIVRELVGHGVGYHLHEKPEVPNYGKRGSGPKLEEGLVICIEPMINAGRAGVRFWDDGWTVSTVDGKLSAHFEQMVAIRKGQPDVLLTFEHVEKVLNKK; encoded by the coding sequence ATGTCTAAAGTATTTTATAAGTCAGCAGACGATATAGAGCAATTGCGAAGGTCAGCAGATGTGCTTTCGCAATTGCTTGGTGAAATCGCAAAAGTGATTAAACCTGGAATAAAAACTATATCTCTTGATAAATTAGCTTATGAGTATATTCATGATAATGGTGGAACGCCAGCGTTCTTAAATTATCAGGGATTTCCATATTCTTTGTGTATTTCAGTCAATGATCAGATTGTTCATGGTTTTCCGGGTGATTATGAAATTAAAGATGGTGATCTTGTTTCGGTCGATGGTGGTGTCAATCTAAACGGTTTTATCAGTGATTCAGCTTATACCTTTGGTGTAGGCGAAATTTCTGAAGAGGCGCAGTTGTTACTGGATGTCACAAAGGAATCATTGTATAAGGGTGTTGAGCAGGCTGTGGCCGGTAAACGCGTCGGGGATATCTCTTCTGCTGTCCAGGAGTATGTCAATAAATTTGGGTTTGGCATTGTGCGCGAGCTGGTGGGGCATGGCGTTGGATATCACTTACATGAAAAGCCTGAAGTTCCGAATTATGGAAAACGCGGATCTGGCCCCAAGTTGGAGGAAGGTTTGGTCATTTGTATCGAACCGATGATCAATGCGGGACGAGCTGGTGTCCGTTTTTGGGACGATGGCTGGACGGTAAGTACAGTTGATGGAAAATTATCGGCGCACTTCGAGCAAATGGTGGCGATCCGTAAGGGGCAGCCAGATGTGTTGCTGACATTTGAACATGTAGAGAAAGTTTTGAATAAAAAGTAG